The following proteins come from a genomic window of Achromobacter deleyi:
- a CDS encoding helicase-related protein: MPNERFRADVALAPLKVFQRRTVDYVFDRLYGQDDPVRQFLVADEVGLGKTMVARGVIARMIEHLWDNTKRIDILYICSNQAIAAQNLNRLNVLGRRELALPTRMTLVPLQLRDQAGLDANRVNFISLTPGTTFDLRSATGVTQERALLFHLLRDLVTRPRGLHNLLQVTAGVEGWNRAVDNLTLEGVDKRILERFRREVQADRDLFEELERICELFPRRRDTYPAEMTQPRNSLVARLRAKLSHACVDALKPDLIIMDEFQRFRDLLHGDSDAAILARELFDYSGGDGHGARTLLLSATPYRMLTLAGDEPDEGDHYQDFLETLSFLYGREKGPEVAATLAREMRAFRGLLHALPQSHASAVETRQTIERRLRRVIARTERVASTVERDSMMSEPPIAVSIAPTDLAQASAVSQVARTLDAPEIIEYWKSSPYLLNFMRHYSLKRLLEDQIDAPSAVLRTAIQAARPAMLDHDAIDAYAPLDPANGRMRAIMDDIFGQHLEQNLWIPAAMPYYGEARAKAPLTKALIFSSWSMVPDAIAALLSYEAERRMGVGESGRRYFEQHRLRPLQFRQDHGRLAGLRALLLIYPSPALAELADPLAVFSGTRAALSLEGMRSAVGDRLKPALGALKESAVSHQDAHSAEWAAPAVIDDLLGARSRAWLETPHGMRALASEDAFHDHVAELATAVKTRDIGAPSDDLSDLLVDVALGSPAVCALRALKRIAPELAWDDPRLLSAAAEVAWSFRALFNQHDAVALLRRDTDDHYWRRVLAYCAQHNLQAVLDEYAHYLVDAEGLGARPAEDRAIGVAHTMAQALAIRPSQIDVDDVQVDGESLAISKFQMRGRFAMRLADYKDEDGAVARLGGVRDAFNSPFRPFVLATTSVGQEGLDFHPYCYRVYHWNLPSNPVDLEQREGRVHRFKGHAVRLNLAERQAAVVRGRGQAPDDPWKLMFEHARSEAAVDTDLIPYWIYEGSVRVERRVPMLPFSREITRLAWLKRSLAIYRLAFGQPRQDELLEYLHTLMVDGSDITALEDLQIQLEPSNTFSADLESNKNSV, from the coding sequence ATGCCGAATGAACGGTTTCGCGCCGACGTGGCGCTCGCTCCCCTCAAAGTCTTTCAGCGGCGCACCGTCGACTACGTCTTTGATCGGCTCTACGGCCAGGACGATCCTGTCCGCCAGTTCCTGGTCGCCGACGAAGTCGGCCTCGGCAAGACGATGGTGGCGCGGGGGGTCATCGCCCGCATGATCGAACACCTGTGGGACAACACCAAGCGGATCGACATCCTCTACATCTGCTCGAACCAGGCGATCGCCGCCCAGAACCTCAACCGGCTGAACGTCCTCGGGCGGCGCGAGCTGGCCCTGCCGACCCGCATGACGCTCGTTCCCCTGCAACTGCGCGACCAGGCGGGCCTCGACGCCAACAGGGTGAACTTCATCAGCCTGACGCCGGGCACAACCTTCGATCTGCGCTCCGCGACGGGTGTGACGCAGGAACGCGCCTTGCTGTTCCATCTCCTGCGCGACCTCGTTACGCGCCCGCGCGGCCTGCACAACCTGTTGCAGGTCACGGCCGGCGTCGAGGGTTGGAACCGCGCTGTGGACAACCTCACCCTCGAAGGCGTCGACAAGCGCATCCTCGAGCGTTTCCGCCGCGAAGTGCAGGCGGATCGCGACCTGTTCGAGGAACTCGAACGGATTTGCGAACTCTTCCCGCGCCGCCGGGACACCTATCCCGCAGAAATGACACAGCCCCGCAACAGCCTGGTCGCCCGGCTCCGCGCCAAGCTGTCCCACGCCTGCGTGGATGCGCTGAAACCCGACCTCATCATCATGGACGAGTTCCAGCGGTTTCGGGATTTGCTGCATGGCGACAGCGACGCGGCGATCCTCGCGCGCGAACTGTTCGACTACTCGGGAGGCGACGGGCATGGCGCCCGCACCTTGCTGCTCTCCGCCACACCCTACCGGATGCTCACGCTCGCCGGCGACGAGCCCGACGAAGGCGACCACTATCAGGACTTCCTTGAGACCCTGAGTTTCCTCTACGGCCGGGAAAAGGGGCCGGAGGTGGCAGCCACGCTGGCGCGTGAAATGCGCGCCTTCCGCGGCCTCTTACATGCCCTCCCACAGTCACATGCCTCAGCGGTCGAGACCCGCCAGACCATCGAACGGCGCCTGCGTCGTGTGATCGCCCGAACCGAGCGGGTCGCATCCACGGTCGAGCGCGACTCTATGATGAGCGAGCCTCCCATTGCGGTCTCGATCGCGCCCACCGACCTCGCGCAGGCATCCGCCGTTTCTCAGGTGGCGCGCACGCTCGATGCACCGGAGATCATCGAATACTGGAAGTCTTCGCCCTATCTGCTCAACTTCATGCGCCACTACAGCCTGAAGCGGCTACTGGAAGACCAGATCGACGCGCCTTCGGCCGTGCTCCGCACCGCAATCCAGGCGGCTCGACCGGCCATGCTCGATCACGACGCCATCGACGCCTATGCGCCGCTGGACCCGGCCAACGGTCGCATGCGCGCGATCATGGACGACATCTTCGGCCAGCATCTGGAACAGAACCTTTGGATACCCGCCGCCATGCCCTATTACGGCGAGGCGCGAGCCAAGGCCCCGCTGACCAAGGCGCTGATATTTTCGTCCTGGTCCATGGTGCCCGATGCGATCGCAGCCCTGCTGTCCTACGAAGCCGAACGGCGCATGGGCGTCGGCGAATCCGGCCGGCGCTATTTCGAGCAGCATCGCTTGCGTCCCTTGCAGTTTCGGCAGGATCACGGCCGGCTCGCGGGTCTGCGCGCGCTGCTGCTGATCTATCCCTCGCCGGCGCTCGCCGAGCTGGCCGATCCGCTGGCGGTGTTCAGCGGAACGAGGGCCGCCCTGTCGCTGGAGGGAATGCGCTCCGCTGTGGGCGACCGCCTCAAGCCCGCCCTCGGTGCTTTGAAGGAAAGCGCGGTATCGCATCAGGACGCGCACAGCGCCGAGTGGGCCGCCCCAGCCGTGATCGATGACCTGCTGGGCGCGCGATCCCGCGCCTGGCTAGAAACGCCGCACGGCATGCGCGCCTTGGCGAGCGAAGACGCCTTCCACGATCATGTCGCCGAACTAGCGACAGCGGTGAAGACTCGCGACATCGGCGCTCCGTCCGACGATCTTTCGGATCTACTGGTTGACGTCGCGCTCGGCAGTCCGGCCGTCTGCGCTCTTCGTGCCCTCAAGCGGATCGCGCCCGAGCTGGCGTGGGATGACCCGCGCTTGCTAAGCGCAGCGGCTGAAGTCGCCTGGTCGTTCCGGGCGCTGTTCAATCAGCATGACGCGGTCGCCTTGCTGCGACGGGATACCGACGATCACTACTGGCGCCGCGTGCTGGCCTATTGCGCCCAGCACAACCTACAGGCCGTCCTGGACGAATACGCACATTACCTCGTCGATGCCGAAGGTCTCGGGGCCCGCCCAGCCGAGGATCGCGCAATCGGTGTTGCCCACACCATGGCTCAGGCCCTGGCCATCCGCCCGTCGCAGATCGACGTCGATGACGTACAGGTCGATGGAGAGTCCCTCGCCATCAGCAAGTTCCAGATGCGCGGACGCTTCGCCATGCGGCTCGCCGACTACAAGGACGAAGACGGCGCCGTCGCGCGGCTCGGAGGCGTGCGCGACGCCTTCAACTCACCGTTCCGGCCGTTCGTTCTCGCCACCACGTCAGTCGGCCAGGAAGGGCTGGACTTTCATCCCTATTGCTATCGCGTCTATCACTGGAACTTGCCGAGCAACCCGGTGGACCTCGAGCAGCGCGAAGGCCGCGTCCACCGCTTCAAGGGCCATGCCGTGCGCCTCAACCTAGCCGAGCGTCAGGCCGCGGTCGTCAGGGGCCGCGGGCAGGCTCCTGACGATCCGTGGAAGCTGATGTTCGAGCACGCGCGGTCTGAGGCGGCAGTGGACACCGATCTCATCCCCTATTGGATCTACGAAGGTTCCGTGCGCGTCGAGCGGCGCGTGCCGATGCTGCCGTTCAGTCGGGAAATCACGCGACTCGCGTGGCTTAAACGTAGTCTAGCTATATATCGACTTGCATTCGGACAGCCGAGACAAGACGAGTTATTGGAATACCTTCATACGCTCATGGTGGATGGCTCAGACATTACAGCTCTTGAGGATCTCCAAATTCAGCTCGAGCCCTCAAACACCTTCAGCGCTGATCTCGAATCAAACAAAAATAGCGTGTGA
- a CDS encoding phospholipase D family protein: MLNSRSLDPEQRMLYGANLQPPAGYVFDSAVAATFSLDFETALAVPVSLALFASENRDDILSHPLALLEGAERIAGRLVVFTDAGHIQASARPHSRLCSLLERIIVEVAAPQGGAFHPKMWALRFTPLQPEDPARLRLLILSRNLTRDRSWDIAATLDGVITRQPKAVNRPVADFLRQLPDLATVGVPDGMKTLVDDLAEDMRRAEWSLPEPFQSVSFAVNGLGGKPWRPEPCVRLGVVSPFCDDQTLSMLAGLASAEKPIFIGRSDELAQVPGATLDGFARVAVLDEMAATEDGEEEDAAALQGLHAKAFIAERGWDTAITVGSGNATRPALLTGSNVEIFTTLTGKRSRVGSVEEILGDKGFGRLTRPFVRDETGAADATQRAAEARLDQARREICRSGLTLRCERGEHAADGAPVWRVWLIPSEPLPLTGLGALRVWPITRGEGHACDVLEPLRQGQPADLGTMPLVDLTRFLACHLTDETEDVSILFSTGLKMEGLPAERHAAILRWVIDSKDAFFRYLRLLLSELGDPFAAALAAQDRSGQGAWRAASDDAPILEEMVRAFCRGGDQLRAVERLIARLETGDGDDTDPIPAEFRALWNTFRIALATQDAAHAE; encoded by the coding sequence ATGCTGAATAGCCGCAGCCTAGATCCCGAACAGCGAATGCTCTACGGCGCCAATCTTCAGCCGCCGGCGGGCTATGTCTTCGACTCGGCGGTCGCCGCGACCTTCTCGCTCGACTTCGAGACCGCGCTCGCCGTGCCGGTCAGTCTGGCGCTCTTCGCCTCCGAGAACCGCGACGACATTCTCTCTCATCCTCTGGCGCTGCTGGAAGGCGCCGAGCGCATCGCCGGCCGCCTCGTCGTCTTCACCGACGCCGGCCATATCCAGGCGAGCGCCCGGCCACATTCCCGCCTTTGCTCGCTGCTCGAACGCATCATCGTCGAGGTCGCCGCCCCTCAAGGCGGGGCCTTCCACCCCAAGATGTGGGCGCTGCGCTTCACGCCGTTGCAGCCCGAAGACCCCGCCCGCCTGCGTCTGCTCATTCTCTCCAGAAACCTGACGCGCGATCGCTCATGGGACATCGCCGCCACCCTCGATGGCGTGATCACCAGGCAGCCCAAAGCCGTCAACCGCCCGGTCGCCGACTTCCTTCGCCAGCTCCCCGACCTCGCGACCGTCGGCGTTCCCGACGGAATGAAGACGCTTGTCGATGACCTGGCCGAAGACATGCGCCGCGCCGAATGGAGCCTGCCCGAACCGTTCCAGAGCGTCTCCTTCGCCGTCAATGGCCTCGGCGGAAAGCCATGGCGCCCGGAACCCTGCGTTCGGCTGGGCGTAGTCTCGCCCTTCTGCGACGATCAAACCTTGTCGATGCTCGCCGGTCTGGCCAGCGCCGAAAAGCCCATCTTCATCGGGCGATCCGACGAACTCGCCCAGGTGCCCGGCGCCACTCTCGATGGCTTTGCCCGCGTGGCCGTGCTCGACGAAATGGCGGCCACGGAAGATGGCGAGGAGGAGGACGCAGCGGCCCTGCAAGGGCTCCATGCCAAGGCGTTCATCGCCGAACGCGGCTGGGACACCGCGATCACGGTCGGCTCGGGAAACGCCACGCGGCCGGCACTGCTGACCGGCAGCAATGTCGAGATCTTCACCACCCTGACCGGGAAGCGATCGCGGGTCGGCAGCGTCGAGGAGATCCTCGGCGACAAGGGGTTTGGCCGGCTGACGCGGCCGTTCGTCCGCGACGAGACGGGAGCCGCCGATGCCACGCAACGAGCCGCCGAGGCCCGTTTGGATCAGGCCCGGCGCGAGATTTGCCGCAGCGGCCTCACGCTCCGTTGCGAGCGCGGCGAGCACGCCGCCGATGGCGCGCCGGTCTGGCGGGTCTGGCTGATCCCGTCCGAACCGCTGCCCCTTACCGGGCTCGGTGCGCTGCGAGTTTGGCCGATCACGCGGGGCGAAGGACATGCGTGCGATGTGCTGGAGCCGCTCCGACAGGGACAGCCCGCCGACCTTGGCACAATGCCCTTGGTCGACCTTACCCGGTTCCTCGCCTGTCACCTGACGGACGAGACGGAAGACGTCTCGATCCTATTCAGCACCGGGCTCAAGATGGAGGGGCTGCCCGCAGAGCGCCACGCCGCGATCCTGCGCTGGGTGATCGACAGCAAGGACGCCTTCTTCCGCTATCTCCGGCTGCTCCTCTCCGAATTGGGCGATCCATTCGCCGCCGCCCTCGCGGCGCAGGACAGGTCAGGTCAGGGCGCCTGGCGCGCGGCAAGCGACGACGCGCCCATCCTCGAGGAGATGGTTCGGGCCTTCTGCCGGGGCGGGGACCAGCTTCGCGCCGTTGAACGGCTGATCGCACGCCTGGAAACCGGCGACGGAGACGATACCGATCCGATTCCGGCCGAGTTCCGCGCACTCTGGAACACATTCCGCATTGCGCTCGCCACGCAGGATGCCGCGCATGCCGAATGA
- a CDS encoding DUF6361 family protein codes for MSSLAWIDFDEAERERAQRIMALFQERETRDELGLGAIRDSIADHLFPGTSTIQTRLRYMLFIPWLYRALEKREVPEAQLRTEARDTEIRLADALKAGGEFNGIIGRDAGPRLQRLPSSVYWAGLGAWGIRVFPGSLDSLFVALRGRGRSRGASSGEDALAGAQTPAFWNPALPQMPGDLLEHAVFRLTTDEAQFLIDRLIASQPTALLTMLAREGIDAGCDYIWTHPHLSAFPSAARRLVQHGEIFSHVMHGAALLYNLALSELRQRDDWIEDYRARLEAWSDELDTGAVRAWSLDDFWNVVEHPAHAVRPAAKQFVNEWRDLVLAGTEQVISAPAARRLVEERERRLKTSQSRYANHAVRDRWTGASGADRLSFRWAQAKSHLRDLAHAE; via the coding sequence ATGTCGTCTCTTGCCTGGATCGATTTCGATGAAGCCGAGCGGGAGCGCGCGCAGCGCATCATGGCGCTCTTTCAGGAGCGCGAGACCCGCGACGAGCTGGGGCTGGGGGCGATCCGGGATTCCATCGCCGATCACCTCTTTCCGGGCACGAGCACGATCCAGACGCGCCTGCGATACATGTTGTTCATTCCCTGGCTCTATCGGGCGCTGGAAAAGCGCGAAGTCCCTGAAGCGCAGCTCCGCACCGAGGCGCGCGACACCGAAATCCGGCTTGCTGACGCCCTGAAAGCCGGCGGTGAGTTCAACGGCATCATCGGCCGGGATGCAGGACCACGGCTCCAGCGGTTGCCGAGTTCCGTCTATTGGGCTGGCCTGGGCGCGTGGGGCATCCGGGTCTTTCCGGGCTCGCTCGACAGTCTGTTCGTCGCCTTGCGGGGCCGTGGCCGGTCGCGCGGCGCATCCAGCGGCGAAGACGCTCTGGCCGGCGCCCAGACGCCCGCCTTCTGGAATCCAGCCTTGCCTCAGATGCCCGGCGACCTGCTTGAGCACGCCGTCTTCCGCCTGACCACCGACGAGGCGCAATTCCTCATCGACCGCCTGATCGCCAGCCAGCCCACCGCACTGCTCACGATGCTGGCGCGCGAAGGCATCGACGCGGGCTGCGACTACATCTGGACGCACCCCCATCTGTCGGCGTTTCCATCCGCAGCGCGCCGCCTCGTCCAGCATGGGGAAATCTTCTCCCATGTGATGCACGGCGCCGCGCTGCTCTATAACCTCGCGCTCAGCGAGCTGCGCCAGCGCGACGACTGGATAGAGGACTATCGCGCTCGGCTTGAAGCCTGGAGCGACGAACTCGATACCGGCGCAGTCCGCGCGTGGTCGCTCGATGATTTCTGGAATGTCGTGGAGCACCCAGCGCACGCCGTCCGACCAGCCGCCAAGCAGTTCGTGAATGAGTGGCGCGATCTGGTTCTGGCCGGGACGGAGCAGGTAATCTCGGCGCCCGCGGCGCGGCGGCTCGTCGAGGAGCGCGAACGCCGGCTCAAGACCAGCCAGTCCCGCTACGCTAATCACGCTGTCCGTGACCGCTGGACCGGCGCATCGGGCGCAGATCGCCTCAGCTTCCGCTGGGCGCAGGCCAAATCCCACCTGCGGGATCTCGCCCATGCTGAATAG
- a CDS encoding UvrD-helicase domain-containing protein gives MMSSVSKVLKDDGARRDAISLHDRSILVEAGAGSGKTAVMAGRIAAMLAEGVAPRSIAAVTFTELAASELLSRVREFVADLSAGTIATELRVALPDGLSQTHRDNLAAASAAIDEITCSTIHGFCQRLIKPYPAEADIDPGAGVTDRNQADLTFLEIVDGWLRERLSGGQGGILAELVLHSPGETVALIHKIAESIRRRPTLTAPPVSPLGGHLTAFRQATADFANFMDGTAAAEPETVTIVERLAEMATAVANGSDPATPAGLVRLLTARPHPDLCTKTGAFASYRKKGKWAATAKQAGLSKADGDRLNDAAETHYTACCDAWVALAQAVAGHALAALIGEARPILQRYRDHKRASAQLDFDDLIFAARDLLRDHDAVREALGQRFAHVLVDEFQDTDPLQTEIFWRLCGEPVDGDDDWTRFQIRPGALFLVGDPKQAIYRFRGADVGAYVQARDAFRAQDPDSLLSISTNFRSCASILTFVNERFEAVLSADGQPGFTALDPFHDDRGGLCLAALDIAVADENGKASAEQQRDAEADAIAELCARLIESHPIIDRRSGAERPCQPGDIALLAPTGAELWRYEEALERRGVPVATQAGKGLFRRQEVQDLIALTRVLADRRDTLALGALLRGPLVGLTEEDLLDIIWGLPRSEEQPDRIPRLDLSIDPAIIAHPLARDVIERLQSLSRRGNSTTPHELLSQAVDVLRVRPLLLERHRGQAERALANVDLYLSLSTGYAVRGLRAFAEAMTAAWSDEARAVEGRPDAQEEAVALFTMHAAKGLEWPIVIPVNTMTGVMAPESAVIDRQTETFYCPVLGVVPEGYETARQAEKEELDRERIRLWYVAATRARELLVLPRLNATPSKSAWIGLVDLSLADLPGLDVSHLPIGLAAAGAGAGNTQTRASFAAEAEAIAAAQTRLTWLAPSRDENAAGTVMREEEAALWTGSGDDQPPELDAVAPVQGGRERGLILHKLMEEVLTGETQEEEAALTERAGHLIRALGQCPVANPATGLSAQELAACVARALALPDIAALRPGLLAEFPVYSAQAADGVETATAGIADALTLTAEGRPAVVVDWKSDVTPTPGTLDHYRAQVRAYLDMTGADRGLIVLMTSGTVIPVLPTKPTESEAA, from the coding sequence ATGATGAGCAGCGTGTCCAAAGTGTTGAAGGACGACGGCGCGCGCCGCGATGCGATCAGCCTCCATGATCGCTCGATCCTGGTCGAGGCCGGCGCGGGCTCAGGCAAGACCGCCGTCATGGCCGGCCGCATCGCCGCCATGCTGGCCGAAGGCGTCGCGCCGCGCTCCATCGCCGCCGTCACCTTCACCGAACTCGCCGCGAGCGAGCTGCTATCACGTGTCCGCGAGTTCGTTGCCGATCTCTCGGCCGGCACGATCGCGACCGAGCTGCGTGTGGCGCTGCCCGATGGGCTATCCCAGACCCATCGCGACAATCTCGCCGCCGCCAGCGCCGCGATCGACGAAATCACCTGCTCGACCATCCACGGCTTCTGCCAGCGCCTGATCAAGCCCTATCCGGCGGAGGCCGACATCGATCCCGGCGCCGGCGTTACGGATCGCAACCAGGCCGACCTCACCTTCCTTGAGATTGTCGATGGCTGGCTGCGCGAACGCCTGTCCGGCGGTCAGGGCGGTATCCTGGCCGAGCTGGTGCTGCACAGCCCCGGCGAGACCGTGGCGCTCATCCATAAGATCGCCGAGAGTATACGCCGTCGCCCCACACTCACGGCCCCGCCCGTCTCTCCACTTGGCGGCCACCTCACGGCGTTCCGGCAGGCCACGGCGGATTTCGCGAACTTCATGGATGGCACGGCGGCGGCCGAGCCGGAAACGGTAACGATCGTCGAGCGGCTGGCTGAAATGGCGACCGCCGTGGCGAACGGTTCCGATCCCGCGACGCCCGCGGGCCTCGTTCGGCTCCTGACCGCGCGGCCCCACCCGGATCTTTGCACCAAGACCGGCGCTTTCGCCTCCTACCGCAAGAAGGGCAAATGGGCCGCCACGGCCAAACAGGCCGGTCTCTCCAAGGCCGATGGCGACCGGCTGAACGACGCCGCCGAGACCCACTACACCGCCTGTTGCGACGCTTGGGTCGCGTTGGCGCAGGCCGTCGCCGGCCATGCCCTGGCCGCGCTGATCGGCGAAGCGCGTCCGATCCTGCAACGCTATCGCGACCACAAGCGCGCCAGCGCCCAGCTCGATTTCGACGATCTGATTTTCGCCGCGCGCGACTTGCTGCGCGACCACGACGCCGTGCGCGAGGCGCTGGGACAGCGTTTCGCCCATGTCCTCGTCGACGAGTTTCAGGACACCGATCCCCTGCAAACCGAAATCTTCTGGCGGCTGTGTGGCGAGCCGGTCGATGGCGATGACGATTGGACCCGCTTCCAAATCCGGCCGGGCGCGCTCTTCCTGGTCGGCGACCCGAAGCAGGCGATCTATCGCTTCCGGGGCGCCGACGTCGGCGCCTATGTGCAGGCGCGCGACGCCTTCCGCGCCCAGGACCCCGACAGCCTTCTGTCGATCTCCACCAACTTCCGCTCCTGCGCCTCGATCCTCACCTTCGTCAACGAGCGCTTCGAGGCCGTTCTCTCGGCCGATGGCCAGCCGGGCTTCACCGCGCTCGACCCATTCCATGACGATCGGGGCGGCCTGTGCCTGGCGGCTCTCGACATCGCCGTGGCCGACGAAAACGGCAAGGCCAGCGCCGAACAGCAGCGCGATGCTGAAGCCGACGCCATCGCCGAGCTGTGCGCCCGGCTGATCGAAAGCCACCCCATCATCGACCGTCGTAGCGGCGCCGAGCGCCCCTGCCAGCCGGGCGACATCGCCTTGCTGGCGCCAACCGGCGCGGAGCTGTGGCGCTATGAGGAGGCCCTGGAACGCCGCGGCGTCCCCGTGGCGACACAAGCCGGCAAGGGGCTGTTCCGCCGCCAGGAGGTGCAGGATCTGATCGCGCTGACCCGCGTTCTGGCCGACCGCCGCGACACGCTGGCGCTCGGCGCGCTGCTGCGCGGGCCTCTTGTCGGACTCACCGAAGAAGACCTGCTGGACATCATCTGGGGGCTTCCGCGCTCGGAGGAACAGCCGGATCGGATTCCGCGTCTGGATCTCAGCATCGATCCCGCCATCATCGCGCACCCGCTCGCGCGCGACGTCATCGAGCGGCTGCAATCGCTCTCCCGGCGCGGCAACAGCACGACCCCGCACGAGTTGCTCTCGCAGGCCGTGGATGTGTTGCGCGTCCGTCCGCTCCTCCTCGAGCGCCATCGCGGCCAGGCCGAGCGTGCGCTCGCCAATGTCGATCTCTATCTCAGCCTGTCGACCGGCTACGCCGTGCGCGGTTTGCGCGCCTTCGCCGAGGCGATGACAGCGGCGTGGTCCGACGAGGCACGCGCCGTCGAGGGAAGGCCCGACGCCCAGGAGGAAGCGGTCGCGCTCTTCACCATGCACGCGGCCAAGGGGCTGGAATGGCCGATCGTCATTCCGGTCAACACCATGACCGGCGTCATGGCGCCCGAGAGCGCCGTGATCGACCGCCAGACCGAGACCTTCTACTGCCCGGTCCTGGGAGTCGTGCCCGAGGGCTACGAAACCGCGCGCCAGGCGGAGAAGGAGGAGCTGGACCGCGAACGCATCCGGCTCTGGTATGTCGCGGCCACCCGCGCCCGCGAACTCCTCGTCTTGCCCCGGCTCAACGCCACGCCGTCGAAATCGGCCTGGATCGGTCTCGTCGATCTGTCGCTCGCCGACCTGCCCGGCCTGGACGTCTCTCACCTACCTATCGGTCTCGCGGCCGCAGGCGCGGGCGCGGGCAACACCCAGACGCGCGCGAGCTTCGCCGCCGAAGCCGAAGCCATCGCGGCCGCGCAGACGCGGTTGACCTGGCTCGCGCCCAGCCGTGACGAAAACGCCGCCGGGACCGTGATGCGGGAAGAAGAGGCGGCCCTCTGGACAGGGTCAGGCGACGACCAGCCTCCCGAGCTGGATGCCGTCGCCCCGGTGCAGGGCGGCCGCGAGCGCGGGCTGATCCTCCACAAGCTCATGGAAGAGGTGCTGACCGGCGAAACCCAGGAGGAGGAAGCCGCCCTGACCGAACGAGCTGGCCACCTCATCCGCGCCCTCGGCCAGTGTCCTGTCGCCAACCCGGCGACGGGGCTGTCGGCGCAGGAATTGGCGGCCTGCGTGGCCCGCGCCCTGGCTCTGCCTGACATCGCGGCCCTGCGGCCGGGTCTTCTCGCCGAATTTCCCGTCTATTCCGCACAGGCGGCCGACGGCGTGGAAACCGCAACGGCCGGGATCGCCGATGCCCTGACCCTGACGGCCGAGGGCCGCCCCGCCGTCGTCGTGGACTGGAAAAGCGATGTGACGCCGACGCCGGGAACGCTCGATCATTATCGCGCGCAGGTGCGGGCCTATCTCGACATGACCGGCGCCGACCGCGGCCTGATCGTGCTGATGACCTCCGGCACCGTCATTCCCGTCCTGCCGACGAAGCCGACCGAGAGCGAGGCGGCCTGA